The proteins below come from a single Chitinophaga pinensis DSM 2588 genomic window:
- a CDS encoding c-type cytochrome codes for MKRTSNILIAAAVVSGAMLSACGKDNRKPGKHYMPDMVESRAYEFYSERLSTLKPVDGTVKRGELLPYHLKAADTALANAVKNPLILTKADLEEGKRLFNIYCAICHGSKLDGNGPLYNGGAGPYVAAPANLASGAKASYTEGRLFHVMTFGYNAMGSYASQLDREQRWKVAAYIRSVQNGGANAGPVANEATQTAPAASAASAPATTDSSATH; via the coding sequence ATGAAAAGGACTTCCAACATATTGATCGCGGCTGCTGTGGTAAGTGGAGCTATGTTATCGGCATGCGGAAAAGACAACAGGAAACCCGGCAAGCATTACATGCCGGACATGGTTGAATCCCGTGCATACGAGTTCTACAGTGAGCGTCTTTCTACACTGAAGCCAGTAGATGGAACCGTAAAAAGAGGAGAATTGCTGCCTTACCATCTGAAAGCGGCAGATACCGCTTTGGCTAATGCAGTAAAGAATCCGCTGATTCTCACAAAAGCGGATCTGGAGGAAGGAAAACGTCTATTCAATATCTACTGTGCTATCTGCCACGGTTCCAAGCTGGACGGTAACGGTCCGCTGTACAATGGTGGTGCTGGTCCATACGTAGCAGCTCCTGCCAACCTGGCGAGCGGTGCGAAAGCCAGCTATACTGAAGGACGCCTGTTCCACGTAATGACCTTCGGTTATAATGCGATGGGTAGCTACGCCAGCCAGCTCGACAGAGAACAGCGCTGGAAAGTAGCGGCTTACATCCGCAGCGTACAGAACGGCGGTGCAAACGCTGGACCAGTGGCTAATGAAGCAACACAGACAGCTCCTGCTGCATCAGCGGCATCAGCACCTGCGACAACTGACTCATCAGCGACACACTAA
- a CDS encoding DUF3341 domain-containing protein, with protein MAVKNFVVASFSDEAVLFPAVKKVRTAGYKLHDVYTPFPVHGLDHAMGLRETSLHTAGFIYGITGTTTALSCMSWVFNSDWPMNIGGKPHFPLPAFIPITFELTVLFSAVGMVLTFCYLCQLAPFVKKHIFNPRQTDDKFVMAIEVTAKTNAEELKRFLAGLGGEDVNEQRVESGWWFGRFDREDRLFETKVEAVNA; from the coding sequence ATGGCGGTTAAAAATTTTGTTGTAGCAAGTTTTAGTGATGAGGCGGTATTGTTTCCGGCAGTGAAAAAAGTAAGAACTGCGGGTTACAAGTTACACGATGTGTACACACCATTTCCGGTGCATGGTCTTGACCATGCAATGGGTCTGCGCGAAACCAGCCTGCACACTGCCGGCTTCATATACGGTATCACCGGTACTACTACGGCATTATCCTGCATGAGCTGGGTATTTAACTCTGACTGGCCTATGAATATAGGTGGTAAGCCACACTTCCCGCTGCCAGCATTCATACCTATCACTTTCGAATTGACGGTATTGTTTTCAGCAGTAGGTATGGTGCTCACATTCTGCTACCTGTGTCAGCTGGCTCCTTTCGTAAAGAAACATATCTTCAATCCACGTCAGACGGACGATAAGTTCGTGATGGCGATTGAAGTAACTGCTAAAACCAATGCTGAGGAACTGAAAAGATTCCTGGCAGGTCTGGGCGGCGAGGATGTGAACGAACAGCGTGTTGAATCAGGTTGGTGGTTCGGTCGTTTTGACCGTGAAGACCGCCTGTTTGAAACAAAAGTTGAGGCTGTAAACGCATAA
- the nrfD gene encoding NrfD/PsrC family molybdoenzyme membrane anchor subunit, which yields MHLKYESTLREPLVDGVKDYHQVTEDIISPIEAKPGKLWYVGFFISLMLLAFGAFSVTWEVYYGTGVWNLNKTIGWGWDITNFVWWVGIGHAGTLISAILLLFRQGWRTGVNRAAEAMTIFAVMCAGQFPIFHMGRVWMAFFVLPYPNTRGPLWVNFNSPLLWDVFAISTYFTVSLLFWYSGLIPDFATVRDRAKTKLRKLLYGVASFGWTGSTKHWQRHEALSLVLAGLSTPLVLSVHTIVSFDFATSVIPGWHTTIFPPYFVAGAIFSGFAMVQTLLIIVRKILGLEDYITLGHMEAMNKVIVLTGSVVGCAYLTELFMAWYAAVPYEFDTFYKYRAAGPLGWSYWIMMTCNVITPQVFWFSKMRRNVAVTFVMSIIVNIGMWFERFVIICTSLYRDYLPSSWSYYRPSWPEVGFYMGTFGLFFTCFFLFAKYFPVIAVAEIKSVLKTSGESFKKGMEQYEQQPAEEFEAGLHHDDDHHHDAHGAVAHAHHN from the coding sequence ATGCATTTAAAGTACGAATCCACACTAAGAGAACCATTAGTTGATGGGGTGAAAGATTACCACCAGGTAACAGAAGATATCATCAGCCCGATTGAAGCCAAGCCTGGTAAATTGTGGTATGTGGGCTTTTTCATTTCCCTAATGCTGCTGGCATTTGGCGCCTTCTCCGTAACCTGGGAAGTTTACTACGGTACGGGTGTGTGGAACCTGAATAAAACGATCGGTTGGGGTTGGGACATTACCAACTTCGTATGGTGGGTAGGTATCGGTCACGCCGGTACACTGATCTCCGCGATCCTCCTCCTCTTCCGTCAAGGCTGGCGTACTGGTGTAAACCGTGCAGCAGAAGCGATGACGATCTTTGCGGTAATGTGTGCGGGTCAGTTCCCGATCTTCCACATGGGTCGTGTATGGATGGCCTTCTTCGTATTGCCTTATCCGAATACACGTGGTCCGCTGTGGGTGAACTTCAACTCTCCGCTCTTATGGGACGTGTTCGCGATCTCTACTTACTTCACAGTATCTCTCCTGTTCTGGTATTCCGGTCTGATCCCTGACTTCGCAACTGTACGTGACAGGGCTAAAACCAAACTGCGTAAGTTATTATATGGTGTTGCTTCTTTCGGCTGGACAGGTTCTACCAAACACTGGCAGCGTCACGAGGCACTGTCACTGGTTCTGGCGGGTCTCTCTACTCCACTGGTACTTTCTGTACACACTATCGTATCTTTTGACTTTGCAACTTCCGTAATTCCTGGTTGGCATACTACCATCTTCCCTCCATACTTCGTGGCGGGTGCGATCTTCTCCGGATTCGCAATGGTACAGACCCTGCTGATCATCGTACGTAAAATATTAGGTCTGGAAGACTATATCACCCTGGGCCACATGGAGGCTATGAACAAGGTGATTGTACTGACCGGTTCCGTAGTAGGTTGTGCTTACCTGACTGAGTTATTCATGGCATGGTACGCAGCAGTTCCTTATGAATTCGATACTTTCTATAAATACCGTGCAGCAGGTCCGCTGGGTTGGTCTTACTGGATCATGATGACCTGTAACGTAATCACTCCACAGGTATTCTGGTTCAGCAAAATGAGAAGAAACGTAGCCGTAACCTTTGTGATGTCTATCATCGTAAACATCGGTATGTGGTTCGAGCGTTTCGTAATCATCTGTACTTCCCTGTATCGTGACTACCTGCCATCCAGCTGGAGCTACTATCGTCCATCCTGGCCGGAAGTTGGTTTCTATATGGGTACCTTCGGTCTGTTCTTTACCTGTTTCTTCCTGTTCGCCAAGTACTTCCCGGTTATCGCTGTTGCTGAGATCAAGAGCGTACTGAAAACTTCCGGTGAAAGCTTCAAGAAGGGCATGGAGCAGTATGAGCAGCAGCCTGCTGAAGAGTTTGAAGCTGGTTTACACCATGATGACGATCATCATCACGATGCTCACGGTGCAGTAGCTCACGCTCATCATAACTAA
- a CDS encoding TAT-variant-translocated molybdopterin oxidoreductase, with product MEQKKYWKGLEELHNTKEHQEIVNNEFREDLPFEESESLLNATTPRRDFLKYLGFTTAAATIAASCETPVKKAIPYVNKPEEITPGVPNYYASTYAVDGEYLPIVVKTREGRPIKVDGNDLSTITGTASTARVQGSVLSLYDAARLRFPTINGAETTWAELDKQVGAALAGLGGAPIVLLTSTIISPSTKKVIAGFQAKYPGFRHVTYDAVSYSGMLLANEASYGKRALPVYHFENAKTIVSLDADFLGTWLNPVEYSKGYGVNRKIDQKRPEMSKHFQFESMMSVTGANADERFTHKPSELGAVALALLSAVGGAVSKPAIADKRLAEGIEKAAKSLKENQGKALVVSGSNDVNVQIIVNAINSQIGANGTTIDWNSTAGYRQGIDSEMTQLVSDLNTGSIGALFVYGVNPAYDYFDSAKFISGVKQVKLSVTFNDRKDETSELFKYAAPAHHFLESWGDAEGRTGYFSFIQPTIAPLFKTRAFESSLLAWSGNATSWEDFLKNEWITKLGSQEAWDKILQDGIIEPAQPAALGGATFAGDVAGAAAKINSAKKGGKLELVLYQKVAIGNGKEANNPWLQEMPDPITRATWDNYAVISNTLAKTFNTQLGDDYEINNDRTVLKIKANGKEIELPLLILPGIHPEVVAIAVGYGRNNNAGKAAAGVGKNAYPLVSFNGQTFDYFAADAAVEKTGAVAQVGVTQTHNSYEGRPIIKETTLEEFIKNPKEVNEDRRELDQFGPDFRKDGTLYPDVHHYQGIKWGMSIDLNTCFGCGACTIACQAENNVSVVGKEQVLKAHEMHWLRIDRYFAGDENNPEVVFQPMLCQHCDNAPCENVCPVAATNHSSEGINQMAYNRCIGTRYCANNCPYKVRRFNWRDWNGADSFENNLYDVAGMNDDLTRMVLNPDVVVRSRGVMEKCSFCVQRLQDAKLTAKKAGRPMKDGEAKTACQVACAADAIVFGNINDKESRIAKLRTEEQTERMYYVLEQTHTLPSINYLAKIRNKAAEPKLKGHHEEEAHHEAAAKHEA from the coding sequence ATGGAGCAAAAAAAGTATTGGAAAGGCTTGGAGGAGTTGCACAATACCAAGGAACATCAGGAGATTGTGAATAACGAATTTAGAGAGGATCTGCCTTTTGAGGAGAGTGAAAGCCTGTTGAATGCTACTACACCCCGCAGGGATTTCCTTAAATACCTGGGGTTCACTACCGCAGCTGCTACAATTGCGGCTAGTTGCGAAACGCCTGTTAAGAAAGCAATACCATACGTAAATAAGCCGGAAGAAATCACTCCCGGTGTACCTAACTATTACGCTTCCACTTACGCAGTAGACGGAGAATATCTGCCTATCGTCGTTAAGACCCGTGAAGGCCGTCCGATTAAAGTTGATGGTAACGATCTGTCTACTATCACCGGTACAGCTTCCACAGCAAGAGTACAGGGTTCTGTGCTGAGCCTGTACGATGCAGCTCGTCTGCGTTTCCCTACTATCAATGGTGCGGAAACAACGTGGGCGGAGCTGGACAAACAGGTAGGTGCTGCACTGGCTGGTCTGGGCGGTGCTCCTATCGTGTTACTGACTTCTACTATTATCAGTCCTTCTACTAAGAAAGTTATTGCAGGTTTCCAGGCGAAATATCCTGGTTTCCGTCATGTAACATATGATGCAGTGTCCTACTCAGGTATGCTGCTGGCTAACGAAGCTTCTTACGGAAAAAGAGCACTGCCGGTTTACCACTTCGAAAATGCAAAGACTATTGTGAGTCTGGATGCAGATTTCCTGGGTACCTGGCTGAACCCTGTAGAGTATTCTAAGGGTTATGGTGTTAACCGTAAGATCGATCAGAAGAGACCGGAAATGAGCAAACATTTCCAGTTTGAAAGTATGATGAGCGTTACCGGTGCCAATGCTGACGAAAGATTCACACATAAGCCTTCTGAACTCGGTGCTGTAGCACTGGCGTTGCTGAGCGCTGTGGGTGGTGCGGTAAGCAAACCGGCTATCGCTGACAAACGTCTGGCAGAAGGTATTGAAAAAGCTGCGAAATCACTGAAAGAAAACCAGGGTAAAGCGCTGGTAGTAAGTGGTTCAAACGATGTGAACGTACAGATCATTGTAAATGCCATCAACAGCCAGATCGGCGCGAATGGTACTACTATCGACTGGAACTCTACCGCTGGTTACCGTCAGGGTATCGACAGCGAAATGACCCAGCTGGTAAGCGATCTGAATACAGGTAGCATCGGTGCATTATTCGTATATGGTGTTAACCCGGCTTACGACTACTTTGACTCCGCGAAATTCATCTCCGGTGTTAAACAGGTGAAACTGAGCGTTACATTCAACGATCGTAAAGACGAAACTTCTGAATTATTTAAATACGCAGCTCCTGCACATCACTTCCTGGAAAGCTGGGGAGATGCAGAAGGCCGTACCGGATACTTCAGCTTTATACAGCCAACAATCGCGCCGCTGTTCAAAACACGTGCGTTTGAATCTAGCCTGCTGGCGTGGAGCGGAAACGCTACATCATGGGAAGATTTCCTGAAAAATGAGTGGATCACTAAACTGGGTAGCCAGGAAGCCTGGGATAAAATCCTCCAGGATGGTATCATCGAGCCGGCTCAGCCAGCTGCTTTAGGTGGTGCTACTTTCGCCGGCGACGTTGCTGGTGCAGCTGCTAAGATTAACAGTGCCAAGAAAGGCGGTAAGCTGGAACTGGTACTGTATCAGAAAGTTGCTATCGGTAATGGTAAAGAGGCGAACAACCCCTGGTTGCAGGAAATGCCGGATCCGATCACCCGTGCTACATGGGATAACTACGCTGTAATATCCAACACCCTCGCTAAAACGTTCAATACGCAGCTGGGTGACGACTACGAAATCAACAACGACAGAACTGTACTGAAGATCAAAGCAAACGGTAAGGAAATTGAACTGCCGCTGCTGATCCTGCCTGGTATCCATCCTGAAGTTGTGGCTATCGCTGTTGGTTACGGTCGTAACAACAACGCCGGTAAAGCTGCTGCAGGTGTAGGTAAAAATGCCTATCCGTTAGTAAGCTTCAACGGTCAGACTTTTGATTATTTCGCTGCTGATGCTGCGGTTGAAAAAACCGGTGCAGTAGCTCAGGTAGGTGTGACGCAGACGCATAACAGCTATGAAGGTCGTCCTATCATAAAAGAAACTACTCTTGAAGAGTTCATTAAGAACCCTAAAGAGGTAAACGAAGACCGCAGAGAGCTGGATCAGTTTGGTCCTGATTTCCGTAAAGATGGTACCCTTTATCCGGATGTTCACCACTATCAGGGTATTAAATGGGGTATGTCTATCGACCTGAACACCTGTTTCGGTTGCGGCGCTTGTACTATTGCATGTCAGGCTGAAAACAACGTATCTGTAGTTGGTAAAGAGCAGGTGCTGAAAGCACACGAAATGCACTGGCTGCGAATCGACCGCTACTTCGCAGGTGATGAAAACAACCCGGAAGTAGTATTCCAGCCGATGCTGTGTCAGCACTGTGATAACGCTCCTTGTGAGAATGTTTGTCCGGTAGCAGCTACCAACCACAGCTCTGAAGGTATCAACCAGATGGCTTACAACCGTTGTATCGGTACCCGTTATTGCGCTAACAACTGTCCGTATAAAGTTCGTCGCTTCAACTGGAGAGACTGGAATGGTGCTGACAGCTTTGAAAATAACCTGTATGACGTAGCAGGTATGAACGATGATCTGACACGTATGGTACTGAACCCAGATGTTGTGGTTCGTAGCCGTGGTGTAATGGAAAAATGTTCTTTCTGCGTACAGCGTTTACAGGATGCTAAACTGACTGCTAAGAAAGCGGGTCGTCCGATGAAGGATGGCGAAGCTAAAACAGCTTGTCAGGTTGCATGTGCTGCTGATGCGATCGTATTCGGTAACATTAACGACAAAGAAAGCCGCATCGCTAAACTGCGTACAGAAGAGCAGACAGAAAGGATGTACTATGTACTGGAACAAACCCATACATTACCTTCTATCAACTACCTGGCTAAGATCAGAAACAAAGCTGCTGAGCCTAAGTTGAAAGGACATCATGAAGAAGAAGCTCATCATGAAGCAGCAGCAAAACACGAAGCGTAA
- a CDS encoding c-type cytochrome — translation MIASLSVRAADAGKGKTLFQQNCASCHNVHKQVTGPALKGVEERWSDKKLLHQWIHNSSSVVASGDAYAVKLFNDFNKQVMPGFPAFTDADIDDILAYIADESTKEVGPKKGDGPTPGGSTEDGGNNSLLFGIITLILAIVALILMQINSNLNKLAGDKDGVPTPDPVPFYKNKAYIALVILLLFIVGGYYTINGAIGLGRQKDYMPEQPIFYSHKVHAGVNQINCLYCHAGAEKSKHAMIPSENICMNCHKTISEYGGADLYTAEGKKVNGTAEIQKLYDHVGWDKKAQAYTKPGKPIQWTRIHNLPDHVYFNHSQHVVAGKQQCQTCHGAITEMDEVHQFAELSMGWCVNCHRTTKVQFADNKYYSIFEQFHQQVKEGKIDSVTVEMVGGTECQKCHY, via the coding sequence ATGATCGCGTCCTTATCAGTAAGGGCAGCAGATGCAGGCAAGGGTAAAACATTGTTTCAGCAGAATTGCGCCAGCTGCCATAATGTTCACAAACAAGTTACTGGTCCTGCACTGAAGGGTGTGGAGGAACGTTGGTCTGATAAGAAATTATTGCACCAATGGATTCATAACTCATCTTCTGTGGTAGCTTCAGGTGATGCTTATGCTGTTAAACTCTTCAATGATTTTAACAAGCAGGTAATGCCTGGTTTCCCTGCATTTACAGATGCTGATATCGATGACATCCTGGCTTACATCGCTGATGAAAGTACCAAAGAAGTTGGTCCTAAGAAAGGAGATGGTCCAACTCCTGGTGGTAGTACTGAAGATGGCGGTAACAACAGTCTGCTGTTTGGTATCATCACACTGATCCTCGCTATCGTTGCGCTGATCCTGATGCAGATCAACAGTAACCTGAACAAGCTTGCTGGTGATAAAGACGGTGTACCTACTCCGGATCCGGTTCCTTTCTACAAGAACAAAGCTTACATCGCCCTGGTGATCCTGCTGCTGTTCATCGTAGGTGGTTACTATACAATCAATGGTGCGATCGGCCTGGGTCGTCAGAAAGACTACATGCCAGAGCAACCCATCTTCTACTCTCACAAAGTTCACGCAGGTGTTAACCAGATCAACTGTCTGTATTGCCACGCGGGTGCTGAGAAGAGTAAGCATGCTATGATTCCTTCTGAGAATATCTGTATGAACTGTCACAAGACTATCAGTGAGTATGGTGGTGCTGACCTGTACACTGCAGAAGGTAAGAAGGTAAATGGTACTGCAGAAATCCAGAAATTATACGATCATGTCGGTTGGGATAAGAAAGCACAGGCTTACACTAAACCTGGCAAACCAATCCAGTGGACCAGAATCCACAACCTGCCTGATCACGTTTACTTCAACCACTCTCAACACGTAGTAGCTGGTAAACAACAGTGTCAGACCTGTCACGGTGCGATCACTGAGATGGACGAAGTTCATCAGTTTGCTGAGCTGTCAATGGGCTGGTGCGTAAACTGTCACCGTACAACTAAAGTGCAGTTCGCAGATAATAAATATTACAGCATTTTTGAACAGTTCCACCAGCAGGTGAAAGAAGGCAAGATCGACAGCGTAACCGTTGAGATGGTAGGTGGTACTGAATGTCAGAAATGTCACTATTAA
- the purN gene encoding phosphoribosylglycinamide formyltransferase, with translation MKNIAIFASGAGSNAQKIIDHFRNSSIARVALILCNKPEAGVLKIAEKEGIPSVLIEKEGFFRTDHYIKVLKDASTDLVVLAGFLWKVPANLVQAFPDRIINIHPALLPKYGGKGMYGNFVHEAVILAKETESGITIHFVNEKYDDGATILQERCTITPDDTPETLAAKIHLLEHQWYPLIVERLLTS, from the coding sequence TTGAAAAATATAGCCATCTTCGCCTCAGGAGCAGGTAGTAACGCACAAAAAATTATTGATCATTTCCGGAACTCTTCCATTGCAAGGGTCGCTTTGATACTTTGTAATAAACCGGAGGCCGGCGTGCTGAAGATAGCCGAAAAAGAAGGTATCCCCTCCGTACTGATCGAAAAAGAAGGTTTTTTCCGTACGGACCATTATATAAAGGTATTAAAGGATGCCTCCACCGACCTCGTCGTATTGGCCGGTTTCCTCTGGAAAGTACCCGCTAACCTGGTACAGGCTTTTCCGGACCGTATCATTAATATACACCCGGCCCTGTTACCTAAATATGGTGGTAAAGGCATGTATGGCAACTTCGTACACGAAGCAGTGATCCTGGCAAAAGAAACAGAAAGTGGCATCACCATCCACTTCGTCAACGAAAAATATGATGATGGCGCAACAATCCTCCAGGAACGTTGTACGATCACCCCGGATGATACCCCCGAGACCCTCGCAGCTAAAATCCACCTGCTTGAACATCAATGGTATCCTCTAATTGTGGAACGATTATTGACCTCATAA
- a CDS encoding SCO family protein produces MSKKNVFYIIFFALLSIAFLGYSGYVIKGEKGSFFGEEKLPILGTNGHIIGGFSFVNQEGKTITSKDVEGKVYVAEYFFTTCTNICPKMNANMMKVYAAYKDEPRFRILSHTVDPETDSIPVLKKYAEEHGADPSNWWFLTGSKKELYKLARAGYMVDNGTFTGDDDFVHTQWFALVDGEARVRGLYEGTKKSDVDKMIVDINRLLKEKQ; encoded by the coding sequence ATGTCTAAAAAGAATGTGTTCTATATTATATTTTTTGCCCTGTTATCCATCGCTTTCCTCGGCTACTCAGGTTATGTGATCAAAGGTGAGAAAGGCAGTTTCTTCGGGGAAGAGAAATTACCCATACTTGGCACCAACGGCCATATTATCGGCGGCTTCTCTTTTGTGAACCAGGAAGGCAAAACAATCACCAGCAAAGACGTTGAAGGGAAAGTATATGTAGCGGAATATTTTTTTACTACCTGCACCAACATCTGCCCCAAGATGAATGCAAATATGATGAAAGTCTATGCCGCCTATAAAGATGAACCCCGTTTCCGCATATTATCTCACACCGTAGATCCGGAAACCGACAGTATCCCTGTATTGAAAAAATATGCAGAAGAACACGGCGCAGATCCCAGTAACTGGTGGTTCCTCACCGGTAGCAAAAAAGAACTCTATAAACTGGCCAGAGCCGGTTATATGGTGGATAATGGAACATTCACCGGTGATGATGACTTCGTGCACACCCAATGGTTCGCCCTGGTAGATGGCGAAGCCCGTGTAAGAGGATTATATGAAGGCACGAAAAAAAGTGATGTAGACAAAATGATCGTTGACATCAACCGGTTGCTAAAGGAAAAACAATAA
- a CDS encoding Fur family transcriptional regulator, which produces MSNKNKASITELLRESKLSITDTRVKILELFMNSNGALEHSSFEKLAGQSFDRVTVYRTLQTFLDKGIIHSIPTTDTSIRYALCRSECSEHDHHDHHVHFKCEECGNTTCLDTEVPDIHLPKGYAAHNVDVVVSGVCKECK; this is translated from the coding sequence ATGAGCAACAAGAACAAAGCAAGTATTACCGAACTGCTCAGGGAAAGTAAGCTGAGCATTACGGATACCCGGGTGAAGATACTGGAACTGTTCATGAACAGCAATGGTGCACTTGAACACAGCAGTTTTGAAAAACTGGCCGGTCAGAGCTTTGACCGCGTAACAGTTTACCGCACATTACAAACCTTCCTGGATAAAGGGATCATCCATAGCATCCCAACCACAGATACCTCCATCCGTTATGCACTCTGCCGATCGGAGTGCTCGGAACATGATCACCATGATCATCACGTGCATTTTAAATGTGAAGAGTGTGGTAATACCACCTGCCTGGATACGGAAGTCCCCGATATCCACCTACCAAAAGGATATGCCGCACATAACGTGGATGTCGTAGTGAGTGGAGTGTGCAAGGAATGTAAATAA
- a CDS encoding M3 family oligoendopeptidase has protein sequence MKTLDANIEKQPRKLLPEDFTVTTWEALQPYFEELQQRPLESVAALEQWLKDISELEAVISEDACWRQIRMTCDTTDKSLEEAFAYFCMEIQPKLQPYADALNKKLLASEWVKNLDQDLYATYLRSVRKQVKLFREENVPLLAELSVQSQQYGAIAGKMTITVNGQEYTLQQAARFLEDSNRELREEVFTKTAKRRLEDKDTLDQLFTNLITKRDQVAKNAGFANYRDYKFEDLGRFDYTKEDCFQFHTAVKEHIVPLVKSLQEKHRAKLGLDVLKPWDSDAEPQGVKPLSPFQTGDELVNKAIECFDQLGPFFGNCLRVMQQLGRLDLESRKGKAPGGYNCPLAETGVPFIFMNAAGQMKDLTTMVHEGGHAVHSFLSHNLSLSAFKEYPMEIAEVASMSMELFTMDYWNIFFSNEEELRRAKLQQLERAIVIFPWIAIIDKFQHWLYENPQHTVEERTAAWVAIQDEFATGVVDWSGWEDYKAIGWQRQLHLFEVPFYYIEYGIAQLGAIAMWKQFKENKQQALDNYVNALSLGSTRTLPELYKAAGIKFDFSPAYVQELAAFVQAEIEKVSEEN, from the coding sequence ATGAAGACTTTAGACGCAAATATTGAGAAACAGCCACGTAAACTGTTACCTGAAGACTTTACGGTAACAACGTGGGAGGCATTGCAGCCATATTTTGAGGAGTTGCAGCAAAGGCCGCTCGAAAGTGTAGCGGCGCTGGAGCAGTGGCTGAAGGATATCAGTGAACTGGAGGCGGTCATCAGTGAGGATGCCTGCTGGCGCCAGATACGCATGACCTGCGATACAACCGACAAATCCCTGGAAGAGGCATTCGCTTACTTCTGTATGGAAATACAGCCCAAACTGCAACCTTATGCAGATGCACTGAATAAAAAGCTGCTGGCCAGTGAATGGGTAAAGAACCTGGATCAGGATCTGTATGCTACTTACCTGCGGAGTGTGCGTAAACAGGTAAAACTGTTCCGTGAAGAGAACGTGCCACTGCTGGCAGAACTGAGTGTTCAGTCACAGCAATATGGCGCTATTGCCGGTAAGATGACTATTACCGTCAATGGACAGGAATATACCCTGCAACAGGCGGCCCGCTTCCTGGAAGACAGCAACCGCGAATTAAGGGAAGAAGTATTTACAAAAACGGCGAAGCGTCGTCTGGAAGATAAAGACACCCTTGATCAGCTCTTTACTAATCTGATTACCAAGAGAGACCAGGTGGCAAAGAATGCCGGTTTTGCCAATTACCGTGATTATAAATTCGAAGATCTCGGACGTTTCGACTATACAAAAGAAGACTGTTTCCAGTTTCACACTGCCGTAAAGGAACACATTGTGCCATTGGTAAAAAGTCTGCAGGAGAAACATCGCGCTAAACTGGGACTGGATGTACTGAAACCCTGGGATTCCGATGCGGAGCCACAGGGGGTGAAACCACTGTCCCCTTTCCAGACCGGAGACGAGCTGGTTAACAAGGCGATTGAGTGTTTTGATCAACTGGGACCTTTCTTTGGTAACTGTCTGCGGGTAATGCAGCAATTAGGACGGCTGGATCTGGAAAGCCGTAAGGGTAAAGCACCAGGTGGTTATAACTGTCCGCTGGCAGAAACCGGGGTGCCTTTCATCTTTATGAATGCAGCCGGTCAGATGAAAGACCTGACTACCATGGTACATGAAGGAGGTCATGCGGTACATTCTTTCCTGAGTCATAATCTGTCACTGAGTGCTTTCAAGGAGTATCCGATGGAGATCGCGGAAGTGGCGAGCATGAGTATGGAGTTGTTCACGATGGACTACTGGAATATATTCTTTAGTAATGAGGAGGAACTGCGCAGAGCCAAACTGCAGCAGCTGGAACGGGCGATCGTGATTTTCCCATGGATCGCTATCATTGATAAATTCCAGCACTGGTTGTACGAAAACCCGCAACATACGGTAGAAGAGCGTACAGCTGCATGGGTAGCCATACAGGATGAATTTGCTACCGGAGTAGTTGACTGGAGCGGCTGGGAAGATTATAAAGCGATTGGCTGGCAGCGACAATTACACCTGTTTGAGGTACCATTCTATTATATAGAATATGGTATTGCGCAGTTAGGGGCCATTGCTATGTGGAAACAGTTCAAAGAGAACAAGCAGCAGGCGCTGGATAATTATGTCAATGCACTCAGTCTGGGTAGCACCCGTACTTTGCCGGAACTGTATAAAGCGGCGGGTATCAAATTTGACTTCTCCCCTGCTTATGTGCAGGAGCTGGCGGCTTTTGTACAGGCTGAGATAGAAAAGGTGAGCGAGGAAAATTAG